ataccttataaaatattttatgacttaaaaataaaaaataaaaaactcgtaaaacaaagctaagaacacctaaaaacactttAAAGGAACATTTTCTAAATGCGAAaggataaaatatataatatccaaaatacccttatcaaattcccccacacttaaactttgctagtcccttagcaaaatccctaataaaaactaaaaactaaacaaataaaacataagCAATGATTTTGTTGAAAGTGTTAGTTAtctcaaagattgatcaaccAATATGAGTTATAAGAAAAATCTGAATTCTACACTCcttagaatttcaactcaatgcATCATCACCACTTAAAACTTGATCttatttatgattatgcacaattaaataaaccaaaacacaaacatttgaatcaatttatacatgccataatatgttttaaagtctcatagataataatatttttatgaaaaacatccactccatagacattaaccaattgcTCTCCAGtaatgtaaacacacataatcaagaatcataaggtctttaaaagcttgtaatgtaaggctaaggttgaaggtagatgaaaaaggaatatttaagcttaaatcacaccatagcctatattttttctattttctagatcttcccacaaatttcccatacaattcaagaaaaatacatatatatatttcattttttctttcatatCTATCTTActacttcccccacacttatacttttgcaatacttttttttttattatttctcaatgcatatttttttttcttttcaattcaactcattggaagaaatagtaaatcatatactttcacattataatccaacaaaccaatacaacttcccattcttacaatccataatccaacccaccaaatcaaacaatcatataaaactatggtgtaatgggtcacaaaaaggataaaaaaaatttaagttgCAAAGGTTCCGATATTggcttataaaagaaaaatattagtcattatggctcagaaatgggaaactaggatatttaatttcataggtaagcttgaaaggctcaaacgatccaaataacatgccttaatcatcttccttaTCACGTGTacttaggatttcgcctcaaacaattaatcaatggtttctagagtggtcgagactatatatatatatagatgatagcatgcataaatatctccaaacaatagtgaaaaagtaaatctaattgaacacattatgtttaaaaattaaagatcaagcttaagtaacaactagacaagagttaagcacacaattcatgcaaaattcatcAATTTCCTAAACATATTCTTATCTTAATCAGAAGTTTTATCATTGACAGACAACTTTCAACATAACCATGCTTATAAcaacctattttttttttaaatgacactataaacaactaaacaacacaaacacaaataacaactaaagaaatgacaaataaaaattgAACAGACAGttttcccttcccccacacttaatttatgcattgtcctcaaggcatatactaaataaaaaatcaatgcaaaataaaaagataaggtaagaaaaactcccgcaagtttgctttgtttaatgtcgttagctcgactgaatAATGTGGTCATGATTGTCATGGTGGGTCATTTAACAGAACCTTCTTCTTCTTGTACTTCTCAATAGAATTCAACATATCAAACTGTATAACTTCACCATTAAATCTCATTGTAAGTGCCCATACTTTGACATGCAGCTTTGTACTTCTAATAAGTCGGAATGGCCTACCAAATTGAACCTGCACCaaaacatcttcaactacccTTAGGGGATAAGCATTAGTGCGATCAACCAATAGAATAATAACACTAGTTTCTTTTAATAACCCTAGATTTAAAGAAGCAAAAATATAATAAGACATAACATCAATAGGTGCTCCTAAGTCTATCATACAATGATCAAACCTGCTTTTACTGATAGTGTATGGATTTATAAACATCCCAAGGTCTTGACACTTGGGTAGCAACTTCCTTTGGAGAATAGCagaaacattctcccccacaaTTATCTTTTTATCACCTTTCAACTTCCTTTTATTTGTGGACAACTCCTTAGGAAGCTTAGCATATGGTGGTACTTGCTTAATGGTTGTAAGGAGcgaaatattgattttaaggaTCACCTTGTTTTCCTCCTCATTCTTAAATTTTGTCAATCTGTTCGGAAAAGGAGGAATAGGGACATACAATTTGACAGTTGGTTTGTGTAGCATATTCTATGATGATGGACCAACTGACGTGAATGTTTCGATCTCCAGTGGAGAAGATGCTTCTGGGGTTGAATTGTTGACTTCTTGAGTTGGAATTGGATCAAATGTTATGTCTGGATAAGGTGGCATGTCAAGTTGTTGACCACTTTGAAGAGTTAGGGTACCATCATTCTCTATTGGATTACTCTCTAATTCTGTGGGTAATTCTCCAATATTCTTGACCTCAAGATTATTCAATGAAGTAACAATTTGTCCCATAGTACTCTCCAAATTCTTGATGGATGCTTCTGTACTCTGAAGAAATACTTGGGTCTGCATAGTTGAAGCCAACAATATTTTTAGCATATCTGAAATTGACGGTTCCTGATCTTGTGACATTCCTGTAGAAGGTTGTTGAGGAAAAGGCCCATAAGCCTGCTCTGACATCTGTTGAAGTTGGAGAGTGCTGGCATTCAATGCATTGATGAGATCTCCAATTAATGGATCTGAATATTGTGGGGTGAGCTCATTATATTATGATTGAGAGTAGTAATTTGGTTCAACAAATTGATTTCCACCATACAAAGTATTAGAATACTCCTCCCATTGTGAATTGTAATTGCTAGAATAGGAGTCATATCTATTCATTTGAGGATCATAATAGTGTTGATAGTACATTTCCATGTCTCAAACCAAGTTcaatgcaagccctaaaaacatcAACCACAAATAATAGACCAATTTAGTAAAAAgagaaaaacaaattaaaaaaaatagtccccggcaacggcgccaaaaatttgatgagtgtcgtatgtcgtatcaaatttaaatatattttttttattcacttacacCAGCTACTTCAATATAgcagtaaataagggtcgaacccacgaggactatgatcaaattattattcaaaataatactagattgaaattaaaaaggggttttagttttaatagctgaaaacataaaatggaataaatatcaacgattgaataactaaggatataacgatattaaagaaatagtcgagaattactctccaccttcaacaatcaatctatcaacaatgatgaataatattccctattcccaattaaactattaaccccgcaaataacacttaagcagtcaattatcccagtttccctaatataattaattaaagttaagcgctcttaattaaccctttttacccagcaataaacccattaagcatgcaatctatttaacctagtaaaagcattacactttgtagaaacaggttaatctaggcaaaaaattcattaagcatgcaattcatttaacctaggttctatttctcatcacaattaaaatacccgtcacaataccttaattgcaatttatcactttacttagaatcctaaactattagatgaatagaaatcctaagatgatagtagaacaatgcaaaaccctaattagtggccatctaaacaagattttacaagatccatgacattcaaatagaaaagtagaagcaatttaatataagagaataaattaataaaattcatcaatgcattcaagatctcatgtctaaggttttgaaataacccttaacaataaagaaaactactccataatcatattcatattcataaacataaatattcaatgaaaataaaagagttttgagaaaaaagaaaaactagattgaagaatatagatgatgatgttttctcctcctcctctgctgctctagcctctaaaaattgcaatccaaagttatgataaaagttaaccctaatcccttttatagcccctccataattacatttaaaattttaattttaaagaaaaatttgtCGCACGGCCGCGACCACGGGTCATATTCTGGGCCATGTTCGCGCAGAGGCCACGGCAAGGAGATCATGATGGCCACGACCAATACTCCCTGTCTCCCAGGCCGCGACCTGTAGATGCTGGTGGACGCGACCACTTGTCATTTTCTGctcaaatatttttttcttcataatctccAACTTAGGCTCAATCCTCGAGTTTAGGGACTTCGAAAACACTTCAACCTCgttcaaaacttcattttcttGAGTCCTATCATTGCACCTTCATTTTTAaccacaaaattatatcaaattcATCAAgaataccttataaaatattttatgacttaaaaataaaaaataaaaaactcataaaacaaagctaagaacacctaaaaacactttATAGGAACATTATCTAAATGTGAAaggataaaatatataatatccaaaatgcccttatcaaaGGGTGAAATTCTGGGTTCAATTCTGAATTTGGCTGAAGGTTTGGGTTAGATTTAAGGGTCAAGGCTCAAGGGAAATGCGGAAAAAAGAGGGAATTTTTGGGTTTGGGGCCTCGAGTTGCGGCCCTGTTATTTAGGCACCGCGACCCGCGCTCTTGAAGAGGCTGGATGCCTATGTTCGCCAGACACGCCGCGACCTAGGGGGGTGGAAGTTGTGGCCCGAAATAGGAAATAAAGAGCAActaaggttttaggctcggggaggctcagggattcaaacctaagcactcgggacgaattctactacccggtttagttgaATTCGAGGTCCGAGTGGCTGGTTtttgtttcctaaacatttatttggattagaaattgatagtTACCGATTgttattgtgactaggattatcgttaaggctcaggactgaggatcgtgctcgagaccgctctttatttattgctcgggataagaggtaagaaaactgcacccatgtggttgtgaacgggactgaggttcccagtaattgaatatatgtactGTGTGATTGTATGGTTGTTATGCATTATATAAAAGTacaacctaagggtgtcgagctcgatgataagcgtactgaacgcagctcggccttaGCGAGCTGGGATCaactagataaacagagggcttggcctaagggcgctgaccctgaacaTTTGTATTACTGGTTGAGTTGTATGCTTGAGAATATATGTTGACCATTGTGTAGCTTAATGTTTATACACTGTTGAATAATTGATTGCTACTATTtctatatgtgtttgttgtttatggttttcttgttgggccttggctcacgggtgccacgtggtgcaagtaaaggcaaagggaaatcggaccaaccatgagttggagagctctgggggcggagtgtacatcgtcagctactttaccgccacggtcgagggaaatttacaggaatagagctctaaattgtatttggTCGTTAGACTACCTTTTGTTGTATCAGCTTTTGGGAGTTGTATTTACCACATAAACCCTGTTTTcaggatcccatgtattaaacatttgttttaatgaaattaatcgtttatgatcaaaatcttttatattaacatgttagttgactttagaatcacatttatgttcaaaagacttgattagcaagtcttgcaatatttttaaaatacacagtgtaacggtcttagttatccagggtgttacaacttggtatcagagcgatctaggtttaagggttcctgaagactggctgggcatgtacactcgccgctaaagacaagctcgactcagggtttggtaactatatatatgtgattgtaTGCTTAAATTCttaaatgaaatgtaaatgtTTTATTTCCATatttaatagggagcatgagatactgatagggcctagcccttgactactATGTGAATATGATGAGGCTTGCTTTTTAGCATTGTTATTGTATGTGAATAAATGTtaaaatgcttgtttgcatcttgatttcAAATTATTGGTTGAATTTTGATGTTGGACCATGAAAAGAATGTGAACTTGGACAATTATGCGTCCAAGGTGATCAATGCGACAGGGCCAGAAtccttcgccagtccctgagaactggcagtagatacttgctgatatgcaagctaagCCATAGAGTTGAAGAACAGATTTGCCTTTCGAGAGAGTAGGCTCTGCTAGGCAGTGCTGCATCTATTGTGCCACATGCCGTGGCACCAGCTATACAACCACCTGAGGATGGGAAcatgtgggagccactttatgaatgattcaggagacaacagtcttcagtctttgagggaggaccggatccactaaaggctgaacagtggatgagtatgaccacctccatcctggatttcatgagggtggacggcaatgacagggtggcatgtgccacctatatgcttataGAGGATGCTCGTATTCGGttggaggtggcatcacagactcgaGAAGTATATACTTTTAGTTGGGAAGggttcagagatttgttcaaccagaagtattacaatgttatCGATAGGGTAGGGAAAGTGAATGAGTTTATTGGGTTGGTGCAGGGCAGCATGACaattactgaatatgccctgaagtttgacaagctagcaaagtttgcaccagacttgGTACCTACAGATGCGACTAGACAAGATAGATTTGTGCAAGGgattaatgttatgatagcccatAATGTGAGGATTACATTGATACCTAGGGAGACAACTCATGCCAGGctatggagaaggctcttac
This genomic interval from Humulus lupulus chromosome 8, drHumLupu1.1, whole genome shotgun sequence contains the following:
- the LOC133795906 gene encoding uncharacterized protein LOC133795906, encoding MSEQAYGPFPQQPSTGMSQDQEPSISDMLKILLASTMQTQVFLQSTEASIKNLESTMGQIVTSLNNLEVKNIGELPTELESNPIENDGTLTLQSGQQLDMPPYPDITFDPIPTQEVNNSTPEASSPLEIETFTLTKFKNEEENKVILKINISLLTTIKQVPPYAKLPKELSTNKRKLKGDKKIIVGENVSAILQRKLLPKCQDLGMFINPYTISKSRFDHCMIDLGAPIDVMSYYIFASLNLGLLKETSVIILLVDRTNAYPLRVVEDVLVQVQFGRPFRLIRSTKLHVKVWALTMRFNGEVIQFDMLNSIEKYKKKKVLLNDPP